A stretch of DNA from Diospyros lotus cultivar Yz01 chromosome 14, ASM1463336v1, whole genome shotgun sequence:
tctgttacttttttttttggggggggggtacAAAACCTTCATAtaacacacacagagagagagagagagagagagagagtatttgCTTCTGCTGTAATGTTGTATGCCCTGGGGCATTTACCTGGAAATCCACGCGCACCAACTGATTGATAACTTCGAGATAGAAACTAGTTTACAGCCTCGAAGAAGAGAACCTGAGGTTGCAAACGTCCTCGCTCACAAATGGTGAGAACATCGCCCCAGCTACCAATTACCTGAATATCGATACAGGTGGTCAAGCTAAAATTACACATAAGTAGGGCAGAATGAAAACTAGTAATGCCCGCCCGGTGAACATTTCTTTTTACCTTTACAGTTTCGTCATCATACATCACCCACTGTTCATGATCATGACTATAAGCGAAGCAATGGTAATGTTGCCCGTAATAGCAAACCTGAAGGTGACAAGAAAAAGTGAAAAGAAGTAATGAGACAGATTCCTGTCCAGTGTCGTGAATAACCAACAATTTTTCTAAGATTCGCATATATGTAGTAGAGATCATTCATCACTCTTCTCGAGGCAGtataaaaagagacaactttcaGCGTTTGTGAGAAATTAATAGCAGCTACCATATGATTGTGCATCCAAAACAAACCGATATGAGGGGAAGAAGTGAATTGAATAATTAAGAGAAGGGACAAGAGAGGTCAAAAAACAACCCAAGCCAAAGCTAAAGAGGAAACAATTGGCTTACATTCAATTTTCAACACAGGTTTATATGAAGATCTGACACCATTAACAAATAGTTAAAAAACATGTTCGTACTAGTGCTTCTAGGTAGAATGTAGTATTACACAGACAACAACATAATTGGAGCCCACCGAGACTTAACTTCATCAAATCTGTAATACAGGTGTACCCACCTATTCTATAATGTAGTATTACATAGactaacaatataaattaaaggtCAAGGGAACGTGGCTTTATCAAAATAGTTACAGATAAGTGAGAGAAAAGTATCGCTTCCTTTTTAAGGGTGAACTGCTCTATCATGAGGTATTTCTGTTATCTACTACTCAACTTGCAGAAACTCACTCAACAGAATATCAATATAACTGTCGAAACTGCTCTGCCCTTACGTCCTCAACTAACAAATCAACATAAACAGCTTTCAAAACAACCAATAGAGCCAAATTTATCTCCTATATcgtaaaaaatgaaaaaagagttGAGTTCTAAATATGGCGCAATGTACATACCACTGACACCAAGCAATGTTTGTTTTGTGGATCAAGTCCCCGATAAAGGACACCAATATCTACTTCAGTGGCTAGAGCTGCCAGTGTTGCTGTTATGTCCTCAGCACTCTCACAAGGGTTCTGCCAGCCCAGAACTGCAAGGTACGAGCAAATCCAAATTCAAAATCTCTTACAAAATGCACTACTGACCTTGGTTAAAAGAGTAGCAATTTTAAAACAACTTTGCAGTCACCTGTTGTGAAAACATGTGGTGGAGTTGAAAGAATATGATGAATATGGTTAAGCTTCCCACATCCACCAGCCTCCAGGTCACAAGCCAGTTGGTGATTCACCTGTACAAGGTTTAGAAGCTCATCAAAGGAGCATTCCGCACAGATTTCTTGAAAGGCAAAGAAAGATCTCTGTATCAATTTAAAGGTATCTGAATTCACTAGCAAATAGcataattattttatacaatCATCATTCAGTGAGACATGCCTTGGTTGTTCTTAGGGCACTGGCATTGATATTATGAAAGAAAGAAGTGTACTTCAGGTGTCTGGACTCCAAACCACAGTTGTAGCAATTCATTCTCTCATAAATGTCCATTCCAAAAAGAGAATGGGCAATACAAGCAGTGTTATTGCAGTCCCAAGAGCTTGTGCAATTACTTTCTACCGAAACATCCAGACCAGATGTAAATGAACGATGAAGGCAATCAAATATTACTCCCAAAACTTCAGAAGCATCATTCATCTGAGCCTGTCAGTAAAAACAATAGTCGTCAGAATTTTTCATAACAAATACCTTGGATCTAAATCAGTGGTTCCAGAGcatataatgaaaacaaaaaattgaactatAAGGCCTTAAAAGCAAGGGGTATGGAGAGCAGTTATGTGACCTCCCGGAAGAAATTACTATCTGGATACAAGTTGCTTAAAGCAACCCTAAGAGAAGTGGGGGCAACAGCTTCTCTACGCATGTCTGTAGATGCCACGCTCAAGGCAGTAAAAATATCATGTAGTGCACATGTAACGCAAGGATCCCCAACATGAACATGTGCTGATGTTGATCGCCCCAGGAATTCATCTCGAAACCGTCTTAAGTGCCATAACGACTGAAAATTTCACAAcgagaaatataaaaatcacgGGCCAGAGAAGGCCAAACAAAAATACTTCTGCCTgtagaaatttcaaaaattttctgaCTCACCTGTACGATAACATTTAGAAAACGTTTGGATTCTCCAATTTCATTCTTCAGCCCAGTACCATATACATCTGCTCCATCCACAGGTTGTCGCATGACTTCGTTAAGTGAAGCATCCAAATCATCCACGTGAGAGGGCATCCTTTGTGATGAACTTGCGAGCAAGGGAGGGCAATTTCTGATGTGAATGAAATGTGTCTGTGGATTTGGAGAAAGACTGCAGGGTTTGGGGTTTCTGAGAGGTGGGCGATTTTTTGTTAGGGCAACGTTAGGGGCAGTGGTGCGTCATCAAAAGGTTCATCGCCCACATTCACTTCATACGACGTCGTTTCTTTCCCCTGACAACAATACAACCCCCCAAATGATATTGATAAACAAGTTTAAGGTTTAGTcgttaatatattatataattaagatttTGTTATggtaactaatatttttaaacttgaactaaaataaaaaatcgatcaaatttgaaaaatatcatttaatataataaaattttaatcatcAATCGATTTgtacctattttttttttctttctttctaaataataaagtgatatttgattaattataattcttaatattaagaatattttatactaaaaataatcTTAGAATAGCATGGTTGATCAATGCCCCCTTATCTATGCAAGCTCATAACCATCCTCTCTGTATTGAGAAATAAGGAGCCTTGATTATTATGGGGTCATGAGTGTGTACACTAGTTAAGTTGATGTGTACTGGCATGTAAATTGCTTGGGACTAACTtttttaagtagcatttgttaaaatatgtaagataaaattgtattaacATAAAGTTAGAATATCTTTCGAATCAAGATATTAAATGATTATGATAAGATTAAGAAGTActataagatttttatcaaactgtttgttaaattttttgaaatgcattataaaatatatgcgtcatttttttattatctgtaAAGTTCAAAAAATACTTATCTAGAAGAGAGAGCGATGAACATAtctgaaaaatattatataagaagTCACAAACCTTTCTGAAAAATGTTATACAAGAAGGCAGGAgcttaaaaacataaaagaaagcTCACTCACCTTCCTTGCATGCATGGATCGGTTGTTGATTGATAGAAATAGCCCCCTATGATCGAAGCAGACCCCATGTTCTTGTTTGCAACGGAGTGGCTGTATCCCATTACTGGGAAAATTGGCTTCATGGAATTCATCAGAGTTGTATCTTCTCCTGGTGATTGTGCAGTAACATTAGGGCCCTCGTAGGCTGGCCAGCCATAGTTTCCCCCCTTGGTGATGACATCCACTTCTTCACATTCATCCTATATGGGATGGACTAAGGCAGACTGAGACAAGTTGTTGATTCAGAAAAATGCGAAAAGATATGCAGAGGGATGTCGAAAAGAAGTTCAAAAACTCTTGGTGATTTGCGAGGCAGTTGAACAAAAAGATGGAAACAATAATGTACGGAGACATAATTGAGATCCTCTAGTATAATCACTGTGTGAAATCCTATCTGTGCAGTACTGTCTATTGTTAACCAAATCGCCTTAGAAAACTTGGGATCAATGGTAAGAAAAATGGTGACtttaaagaaagtaagatcTTAGTCGAAAAGAATGCACATCAACCTTCCATGAAAGATCATAGAAAAGGAATTACCACCTGCCCAACATCTCCATACATAAAATAGGAAGGCCTTTCTAAATCAAAGGTGCAAATAAAGTGGCATCAATCTTATAGTCCTTCTGAGTTCcagttttgaggaaataggatgtGAATACCATAGAAAGCAGAATTTCAGGGCTCTAGAAGACGATATAATCACATATGCATGCAACCATACAAATGCTGCTTCAACAAAAAATGTTGAAAAGAACCATATCGATACAGTAGACAGTACAGTTTGTGCTTATGCTTACTTGGAATGGTGTTCACATCAAGCCTCAGAATCTTTCCAAGcaaaaatttcttgttttgggAGAAATTGTAGGGATCTCCTATGTTGTATTTAAATGAAGTTTAACAACACCGTTTTGGAGGAGGGCTAGAAGGTCTTTTTGGCGACCCTCATGTCTGCCCAAAACGCTGTCGTTTTGGGCCCATGAGTTGGACGGCCAAAACAACAACAGCCCTTTCCATTTCATGTGGCGTGCCTTCTCTTGTCGTTTAGCCTGCCTCTTCCCCGATCGTCAATGCTGCCTTTATACGACTCAATCTTCACCTCTACTttcccttttatattttttatagcgGCCTCGAGATGATCAACGCATAGCCTCTGATTTGTCTTGCCTCTATTAGGGTTTTTTTGCTTTCATTCTCTGTTTTGCTTTCTCGTTGTATAGTTCTAATACAAATGTTTTTTTCTAGGATTCGTGCCTCTAATCTATAGATTTGTGGTTATGGAGCCGATTTGATTTTAAAGTTGTTTTGTATAGTGAGATTAAGAGAGTGTGGCTTGTATATTAAGGttgtaatcatttttttttgataGTGCAATGAGTTCTCTTTGCCAGAGGCTCGAACCTCAACGCGGTAAAAATTATTTGCgttatgtttatgttttattactatttttcaGTCCATTTGCATGCTTGAGTTATTGAATGCACTGTGAATGCTTTTGGCTCTATCATAGTTTCTGTTTTTGAGATTTGGCCAGAGTTGTCTCAGCACGACATCCTATGCCTCCCCCATCCCCCATCATAAAGTACAAGTACCCATCCCCTGGTCCAAAAAGAATTTGTCCCCCATGTTGTGATGTAAATGGAAGCCCCATTGTAAGTATCCTTCTCACTTCTTCTGGTTTAGCACTCTTTCACTGGAAAATATGGTAGAGATTCAATCATTAATCACTAAACGAAGACAATGatgacaacaacaatatatgaagccttaatcccactacgTGAATTATAGTCCTCCAAGTCATTTCTATATCTACGCCCTTATCTTCTATAACTGAAATGTTTTGACAGTTGACATGTACCAAGAAAGGCTGTGACGCAGTGTCGTTAACAGTAAACAGTAAACTCAGCAATGACACTATGATACCGGCATGGTGCTTCACCATCATCGGCAACCAGCTTCTAGGGATTACAGTCTACATCTGAGTTACATGAGCATCTTCCCTCGCATCCCGACCACTTTTCCTTGTCACAGTTGAACGATGCGATAAAACAACCATTTTGTGCGAAGTGGATGAAATGCAACACTCATCATCCCAAATGCAGCATCAAAATGAACTCTGTCAGTTAAATCCAGAAAGGGGTTCAACTCATCAATCTCTAGTGTCCCTCCTGATCCTCTTTAGGTTTGGTTGCCAGCCAGATCTTGCCCTGCTAGTTGGAGTACAAGGCTCGGGCCGATCCATCCGCATGAGCAGCCATACTGAGGTAAGaaccatttcctattttctaaaGACACAAACCACCAGAGGGCCGGGTACGCAGTATCTGTGTCCCTTGAATCAAAAGCTGCAGCAAATTGATCGACTGAAGTAAAGGAAAAAGTAGAGAGCAACAAGAAGTTGCAGCGAAGGAAGATGATCACACGAAGAAGATTACCCATGAAGCCAAACCATCTGTTCTCTGCTTTTCTCATAGAATTTGATTGATCCAAAGAGGTAAATGAGACTATCTAAATAACAAAAGCCTTTCTTGGTTAGGAAACATTCTTGCCATGGCAACTGGCAAGCCCTCCAATAttcttataattaaatatatatatatatatacatatgcatatagtgTATATATCAATAACCCAGACTCTCCCTCCCTGTTTGGACTTTTGACATTGAcattctttttatgttttttttttttttttttatgtccaaTGCGTTGTTTTTCTTTAACACACTATCACGAGTGCCTCTGCTGTTTGGCTCCACGATTTCagcagaaaaaataaattaaagaactCAGCAGACAGGTTTCGACCCCTAGTATAACCGCAAACGTAAAAGCAacaagtatttttcattttcgaGACCactcttttttttgttgaatCTCCTAATCAGGACTCGAACACAAAACTTAAGAGTCCAAAAAATAACACCTTAGTGATTCTTTCTTTGCTAATTAATCTACGCTCTAGCACAATATTATTGATTTGCAGGTACATTGGGCTGGATGGatcttggtttttttttttaatgtcttATGCCAAGTGTGATTGCCATCAAATTTCAAGGGCATTGAAGTGGTCTTACACAAATATAGAGGTTTTAAGAGTGCATGAGCTGATTATGTTATCAATGATGCCCTATAATGTAAAAGTTATTTACAGGAGGTGTACGATTCTTAGATGTaacataaactataaaatattaaatttattttgtgtgagattatgtaattatttgtCTATTTGGGAAATTTTTGAACTTTGATTCGCGTCGAATTTGTCCATTTATCTAGaactataaaataaattgacTGTGAAAAAATTCTTAGATGTAACATAAAttataaagtattaaatttatttttgtgtgagATTATGTAATTACTTATGTCTATTCGAGAAATTTTCGGACTTTGGTTCGTGACGAATTTGTCCATTTATCTAGAACTATGAAATAAGCTAACTGtgaattttaaagaattttttgggtgtatttatttaaaaaatataaaataaaataaaatatatttaaattaacatCACAAAAAATACGGTAACTTATATCATTAGAATGAAAGAGCAATCTGAGATGCCTTTTGAGTTATTTTTTCATAACGGCATGCCAGAGTTCTTCCACTACGTACTTGTTATGGAATCAAATTGCAAGTAAATTCAGGGAATGACTTAGCAATTTGGGCATGTGGACGTTAGAGCAATTACTTCAAACCTTGAGGGTCATTTTGATATTTGGATTTTGCAGACATGTGTGGTAAAAATGCTACTTGTCCAATGTAGTTATGAACTTATGATTACTTTCATTTAGACCCCTCAATATGGTgagcaaaagtttgatttatcgcaactaattttgatttctttttgcattgatttggtttagttaatttttcttaaaaatttagttttcaatttttagttcaattttttaattaaaaaaattgatcaaattttaaaatgatgttattttaatatttaaaaacatcatttttttattttgtatgtttttttattaattatttcaaattttttttatatttttttaatttaatcagtttgattcaatttataccgtacaaatttaatttttttaattattaattaattcactTTTTTAggttaatcaattaatttaattcaattttactccttgatttaatttaaatagttagtaaattttaatcaattcGATAACTAGATCGATCATTTAAACACTCCTATCCCTCAATATACGAGAAAATTTGGTTCAGTTCTTTAAATTTAAACGAAAACATTATTTAGATGCTTTCccataaatttatcttaatatttttccACTAAAGTAGATATTCAAATGcccaattatttttaaaaaataaaactaaaaacaaaatcacaaaatacacGACTACAAAAATAGACATCGGTATGTTCGCTAATGAGTCAGGACTATAGACATCGCACAAGCTAATATACAGATATCATGTCTTAGATTTGGATATTTCTGGcatctttatttaaaattttgcaaaaagcTAGATTTATGTAACATATGAATATTTCCCTGGAATCATCCAACATATAACGGGAAATTGACAATCATTCCCAGTAAAGGAAAAAGCCCAAAACATGTCAAAAAAGAGACCAAAATGAGGTAAGAAGAGTCTTCAATCCCCAATTCCATTTCCATTGGTCCGAGAGTAAGTGACCTACACCCAACAAAAACCCACAAAAGGGTCCTTcaatccgagagagagagagagagagagagggagagagagagtatttGCTTCTGCTGTAATGTTGTATGCTCTGGGGCATTTACCTGGAAATCCTTGTCCGCTTCTACTAAACCACCTTTTATTAGATAAGATTGAAGGAATAGAAGGAAGCTCCATTTACAGGACGAGACAAAGAGTACTTTAAATAAACAGTACCAAGAACCTAAAACTTTCTGCCCAGTTGTGTCTTCCAATTCCATCAcctgttttcttctttctaaAGACAaaactttcttcctttctctctttttcaatttttttttttatttattctcaaCCAGTTTTCCCCTAACGAACTCCTATTGATATATCTATAGCACAGATTTTGAttctatattcaaaattttatgacTTCTTACTGAAGACTGCAAGCTGTACTTCGCAGCAAAGCCACGCACACCAACTGATTGATAACTTCGAGATAGAAACTAGTTTACAGCCTCGAAGAAGAGAACCTGAGGTTGCAAACGTCCTCGCTTACAAATGGTGAGAACATCGCCCCAGCTACCAATTACCTGAATATCGATACAGGTGGTCAAGCTAAAATTAAACATAAGTAGGGCAGAATGAAAACTAGTAATGCCCGCCCGGTGAACATTTCTTTTTACCTTTACAGTTTTGTCATCATACATCACCCACTGTTCATGATCATGACTATAAGCGAAGCAATGGTAATGTTGCCCGTAATAGCAAACCTGAAGGTGACAAGAAAAAGTGAAAAGAAGTAATGAGACAGATTCCTGTCCAGTGTCGTGAATAACCAACAATTTTTCTAAGATTCGCATATATGTAGTAGAGATCATTCATCACTCTTCTCGAGGCAGtataaaaagagacaactttcaGCGTTTGTGAGAAATTAATAGCAGCTACCATCTGATTGTGCATCCAAAACAAACCGATATGAGGGGAAGAAGTGAATTGAATAATTAAGAGAAGGGACAAGAGAGGTCAAAAAACAACCCAAGCCAAAGCTAAAGAGGAAACAATTGGCTTACATTCAATTTTCAACACAGGTTTATATGAAGATCTGACATCATTAACAAATAGTTAAAAAACATGTTCGTACTAGTGCTTCTAGGTAGAATGTAGTATTACACAGACAACAACATAATTGGAGCCCACCGAGACTTAACTTCATCAAATCTGTAATACAGGTGTACCCACCTATTCTATAATGTAGTATTACATAGactaacaatataaattaaaggtCAAGGGAACGTGGCTTTATCAAAATAGTTACAGATAAGTGAGAGAAAAGTATCGCTTCCTTTTTAAGGGTGAACTGCTCTATCATGAGGTATTTCTGTTATCTACTACTCAACTTGCAGAAACTCACTCAACAGAATATCAATATAACTGTCGAAACTGCTCTGCCCTTACGTCCTCAACTAACAAATCAACATAAACAGCTTTCAAAACAACCAATAGAGCCAAATTTATCTCCTATATcgtaaaaaatgaaaaaagagttGAGTTCTAAATATGGCGCAATGTACATACCACTGACACCAAGCAACGTTTGTTTTGTGGATCAAGTCCCCGATAAAGGACACCAATATCTACTTCAGTAGCTAGAGCTGCCAGTGTTGCTGTTATGTCCTCAGCACTCTCACAAGTGTTCTGCCAGCCCAGAACTGCAAGGTACGAGCAAATCCAAATTCAGAATCTCTTACAAAATGCACTACTGACCTTGGTTAACAGAGTAGCAATTTTAAAACAACTTTGCAGTCACCTGTTGTGAAAACATGTGGTGGAGTTGAAAGAATATGATGAATATGGTTAAGCTTCCCACATCCACCAGCCTCCAGGTCACAAGCCAGTTGGTGATTCACCTGTACAAGGTTTAGAAGCTCATCAAAGGAGCATTCCGCACAGATTTCTTGAAAGGCAAAGAAAGATCTCTGTATCAATTTAAAGGTATCTGAATTCACTAGCAAATAGCATCATTATTTTATACAATCGTCATTCAGTGAGACATGCCTTGGTTGTTCTTAGGGCACTGGCATTGATATTATGAAAGAAAGAAGTGTACTTCAGGTGTCTGGACTCCAAACCACAGTTGTAGCAATTCATTCTCTCAAAAATGTCCATTCCAAAAAGAGAATGGGCAATACAAGCAGTGTTATTGCAGTCCCAAGAGCTTGTGCAATTACTTTCTACCGAAACATCCAGACCAGATGTAAATGAACGATGAAGGCAATCAAATATTACTCCCAAAACTTCAGAAGCATCATTCATCTGAGCCTGTCAGTCGAAACAATAGTAGTCAGAATTTTTCATAACAAATACCTTGGATCTAAATCAGTGGTTCCAGAGCATATAATgacaacaaaaaattgaactatAAGGCCTTAAAAGCAAGGGGTATGGAAAGCAGTTATGTGACCTCCTGGA
This window harbors:
- the LOC127790752 gene encoding uncharacterized protein LOC127790752; the encoded protein is MPSHVDDLDASLNEVMRQPVDGADVYGTGLKNEIGESKRFLNVIVQSLWHLRRFRDEFLGRSTSAHVHVGDPCVTCALHDIFTALSVASTDMRREAVAPTSLRVALSNLYPDSNFFREAQMNDASEVLGVIFDCLHRSFTSGLDVSVESNCTSSWDCNNTACIAHSLFGMDIYERMNCYNCGLESRHLKYTSFFHNINASALRTTKVNHQLACDLEAGGCGKLNHIHHILSTPPHVFTTVLGWQNPCESAEDITATLAALATEVDIGVLYRGLDPQNKHCLVSVVCYYGQHYHCFAYSHDHEQWVMYDDETVKVIGSWGDVLTICERGRLQPQVLFFEAVN